The genome window TTCGTGAAAGGGTTGTCACCGACCAGACCTTCACTCAGCGGTTCCAACTGAACGAAATTACCGTACCTGTTTACGGGTTCAACCCCCGGTTCATCTCGCTTTGGTGACGATACCATTGGCGGTCCAACCTGCTGCATTATAGTCTCGAGGGTCGGGGGTCCCGTGTAGAGTGCTCCATCTTCCCCAAAAATCTGGTATTGTATTGCTACGGGTGACCGGGATACTGTGAAGATCGAAAACGCAGTTCCGATGGCTCCGTTTTCAAATTCAAGTGTGGCACAGGCATAGTCCTCAGCGCCATTCACCATCGCCGGCCAGACCGATTTACAGACACCGCTAACTCTCCTGATATCACCAATGAAGTACCTCAGCAAGTCAATCATGTGGATTGTCAGTGTTATCAATACACCGCCACCGGCTCGCTCTCCATCATTCATCCAGTGTCCCGGTGGGTCTGACATTTTTGAGTTTATGATTGAGTCGCAGCGAGCAGCCTGAATCGTACCGAGTTCTCCCTCCTGAATCAACCGTTTAACAGCCTGGCTGTTGGGTGTATAGCGTATATCCTGGGCAACCATGAAGGTCACGCCGGCTGTGTTGGTTGCCTCCAGCATCTGACGGCACTCGTCCATAGTACGTCCCATTGCTTTCTCAAGGAGGACGTGCTTTCCGGCTTCCGCCGCGGCAACTACGTGAGGAAGGTGCTGGTCATGGATTGTGCAGATATCCACTGCATCGATATCCGCCTCACTCAGCAT of Dehalococcoidales bacterium contains these proteins:
- a CDS encoding Gfo/Idh/MocA family oxidoreductase; the encoded protein is MPEPLKVGLIGTGRMGRAHLPAYQQFPDKVRLTAVCDIYEDVAQQYAKDAGVDKVYTDATKMLSEADIDAVDICTIHDQHLPHVVAAAEAGKHVLLEKAMGRTMDECRQMLEATNTAGVTFMVAQDIRYTPNSQAVKRLIQEGELGTIQAARCDSIINSKMSDPPGHWMNDGERAGGGVLITLTIHMIDLLRYFIGDIRRVSGVCKSVWPAMVNGAEDYACATLEFENGAIGTAFSIFTVSRSPVAIQYQIFGEDGALYTGPPTLETIMQQVGPPMVSSPKRDEPGVEPVNRYGNFVQLEPLSEGLVGDNPFTNEILHFAECCRTGKEPISSGRDNLGTIKTILGIYESNRTGKTVDLATL